The Chryseolinea soli genome contains a region encoding:
- a CDS encoding RNA ligase family protein has protein sequence MSISRKYGRTYHYPFSPGTSSDDRINHEYWQDVKNIDTIVHTEKMDGENNCLSRYGVFARSHAAPTTSSWTQQIRTRWELIKNDLGDLEIFGENVYAIHSIEYRKLDHHYYVFGVRQHDTWLGWDEVKFYAALFDFPTVPELKVTHPVDEVTFRQEVMTLVSENSIFDSYDIALKAPCTREGVVSRNAKAYAVDEFAHHVFKYVRKGHVKTDEHWTRNWRRARLTGEFPV, from the coding sequence AAGAAAATATGGAAGAACCTATCATTATCCCTTTTCTCCGGGAACGAGCAGCGACGACCGGATCAATCACGAATATTGGCAGGATGTAAAAAATATCGATACCATAGTTCACACTGAAAAAATGGATGGCGAGAACAATTGCCTTAGTCGCTATGGCGTATTTGCCCGGTCGCATGCCGCACCCACGACCTCATCGTGGACCCAGCAGATCCGCACGCGATGGGAGTTGATAAAAAACGACTTAGGAGATCTCGAGATCTTTGGCGAGAACGTATACGCCATTCACTCTATTGAATACCGAAAACTGGATCATCACTACTATGTTTTTGGCGTCCGGCAGCACGATACGTGGTTGGGTTGGGATGAGGTGAAGTTTTATGCAGCCCTGTTCGATTTCCCCACGGTGCCCGAGTTGAAGGTGACGCACCCTGTCGATGAAGTCACGTTTCGACAGGAAGTGATGACGTTGGTGTCGGAGAATAGTATATTCGATTCTTATGATATCGCGTTAAAAGCACCGTGCACGCGGGAGGGTGTCGTGAGCAGAAACGCCAAAGCATACGCGGTGGACGAGTTTGCCCATCATGTATTCAAATACGTCCGCAAAGGACATGTGAAAACCGATGAGCACTGGACCCGCAACTGGAGAAGAGCAAGACTGACGGGAGAGTTCCCCGTTTAA